The sequence AGGTCAtgatctttctctctgtccactTTGCACAGTACCTTACATTTATTGCTTCTTTTCGATCTGCTCATTGTTGAATCTGAGCCTGAGATGAgaattgtttttctctccatctgatAGTTCCTCAttctagatatatatatttatatttttttctatatatGAGCGCTCCCACGTTGTTCTGCTTAACTGCACCTTAACATCACTCGCCATCTTGTACATTTGGGCATTTCTCATGTACACAAAACCCCATACTATGCAGCTGGAATAAACTACATTGTACATCATGAATAGTATGTTGGGAAGCACAGCCTGTTTTCCTCTATCATCTtacctttttctctttctctcatctaCTCCTCTTCCTTTCCATCTGCCCACTGTTTTTGTCTCACCTCGGCCCATCTATCGCTCACACCaacgtcttcatcacctctatcatTTGGTCTCTCCATTTCATTTCTATTCATCGTATCCCTCTCTATCCCGATCATGCGCTGAGTTCCCGCTCTGTCACATTTCCTTTTTCTACATTCCAGCCTGAGATCCTGTCAATGTTACGAGCAGCATTTGTAGgattatattattacatgtcTCCGAACTGCTGGATAATTCAATAAGCACCACTGAGATGGCACACAGTTATAATCTACTTAATGAAGCCAATGTGCTGATGAATTGTGTGCTTTTTCCTCCGTCATTCCTTTAACACTCACTCCTTACTCTCCTTTACTTTTTCCCcccgctttctctctctctctctctgttcctctccttccctcctcttgcTCTCTGCAGGGTGTTGATGGAGAGCCATTCGAATGACAGCCGGGACAGTGGTCATCACTGGTGGAATACTAGCTACAGTTATATTACTCCTTATCATCGCAGTATTGTGCTACTGTAGGCTGCAGGTGAGGCCACAGActgtttttcctgtgaaagtCTGCAGAGCTGCAAGTAAGGGATGTCATTGAGTATAGCACTTTGTTGATAGTCATAAGTACAACTGCATTAATCTGTGAaattgtgtgtgttaccttcAGTTACCAAGGATAATAAGATATTCCTTTCAACCAAATCCTTTAATTTATGAGTGTAGCAACATTCATTGTCTGTGTCCGATTCGTGCTGATTGGAGAATGGTGGAAATCCTTTTTGTAAGACTCGTAAAGCCTGTCAGAGAATCTTCTGACTCCTGACTGTTGACACATTCAAAACATAGTGGACTCAACACCCATCAACAAACCCACTTAGGTAGAATTCAACAGGGCTACGAGTCTGCAGTCGTGCTAGCAGCTCTATAGCTAAATCTACATCTAAGTTATATATCTAAATTTAtgttttgacctgatgatggggATTGAAGAAAAGTCACCCTGAGGGGGAAATGAATGAACCGATCATAATTGGAACTTCAGGTGAATTATCTATTACAAGGCTGCCAGAATAAAATGTTCAAGATTGCACTCCCATCAATATTTTCCAATACcttttatctttgtttcatAGTTGTGTTACAGACTTCAGTTTAATGATCATTTCGTGTTTTAAAACTCATGATGCTGCCACTCTTTCTTTGGAGTTGTGCTTTGATGTTCATATCACTGGttagaataaaatgaaaattaATTTATAATTGAAAATAATTGCTTTGTGTATTAATGCTTCACAAACTCAAGTTATGTTGACACATCACACTCTGGTAGCTGTACCAGTCTAAATACCCTAAATGTGAACCCTAGAAATGACACTGCATTCAGACCAAAGAAGGTTTGAATTGAGAAAGAATATCCAGTCATAACTCCCAATGTTAACATGTGTGAAGCTTAGGGTACTGTTTATTTAGCTGTAGTATACACAATAGTTTGGTCAAGAtaaatgaattattatataattttgtTTGATGTGAAATTATAATTTCATCAGGAATTACAAATTTCAATAGCGCCTTCCAGTATTTTAGGTCTTCATAAACATCACTATCGTAGTTAGTGGGACATAATGCTGTTATTGCCGTTATCCCAAAAGCTGTTTCTTTAAGGTATCGTAAACaagattcctttttttttctttcaatgcATTGCATACGGATATGGTTTTTCTGCACTTCATTCTGTTGGATTCAGTAGTCAATCAATCAGCCTGCCCACCATTTATATgggaaaggaagaaggagatTATGGTTGAAATGGTTGAAAACAAAGGGCTGATATTGACAGTAGCTGAAGGCTGCAGAATGGGGTGAGCAGTtcttaaaatcttttcatttgcTTTTAATGCCAAACATATTACTTAATGGAGTTTAAATAGAACAGAACAAATATCAAATGATGTTATAATTTGTACATTAATATGCATATATAATCATTGGATGTCAAACTTACTCTCAGACAGGTGCCTGTGGCTCAACAGGTTTAATTACTGAGTCGGCAGGTGGTTGAACTCCGAATTGCTCCCAATGGTTAGGCTAGGGCCTCATGGGCTAATAGCTTGCTgccatacatgtgtgtgtgaatggatgaatgagaGGGAAATGATAAAGTGCCTGAATAAAAGCACTATACAAACCAAGATCAAGTGAAAACTAAGGCTCTAACATTCAGTGGAAATCATATAATCCTTTTCACCAAAAATCTAAAGTGATACACAAAATATGACTTCATATTATGTGGCAGGAGGCCAGGAATTTGTAAACTACATTTTGTGGGCCAGAAATAGCAACTCAAAATTTGAACTGTTTGTAGAGGATTTGgcatgatgaaaataaataatcagagCCTAAACCTTTTTGACATCATACTGTAGCACATGTGCATATGCCCATCTATAAGGCCATGTGGGATGGGGAAATAGGCTGAAGTGGGGTTAGATTATGAGACATCCTCGCTCTGAAGACTGTTGACTGAATGCATGCTTAGTGTGCAAACCGGACAAATATTACGTTTTTTGATAAATGTGTGGATACATGCATTTagacaacatttatttgatagtgcttgttgtttgacattttgtcctACTCAATATGCACAAAACCTCTGGCTGAGTGGTTGCAAGCATTGTAAAATAGTACCACATAACAAAAGTTATTAGAATATAGAGGCTGGCATTTATTGAGTGGATAGTGCATGTAAATTAATTTGCCAAAGCATTTATTTGGCTGTGTTTGGCCATGCTGACATTTCAGTGTAATAAatgtcccttcctttctcttaACTTGCTCTTCATTGTTCCTTAACACTCTGGTATGTCTCCAATTACAATTTACATAATTTGGAACCTTTTTCCCTAATATttctcccgtctctctcccttttacgTCATCTCTGCTCTGCATCATCTCTCTATCACTAGTATTATTGCTGCAAGAAGGAAGAGTCCgagtcggaggaggaggagccagacTTTGCTGTAACGTCCCGCCTCCCACCGGTCCACTCCAATCACAACATTGTGGCGGCGACGGCTGCCGCGTCCTCCATCCCGAATGGCCCCGCCCTTTTCTCCACCCCTCCACTGGCCAGGAAACTAACACGCTCACAGACCTTCTGTCCGTCCTGTACGCACTATGACCTGCCTTTCTACCTTCAGCCTCCTGCTCAGCCGCAGATCCACCATCAACCAGATGGGTTGAGGAACGGAGGTGACCGGATCAGCTACCGCAGCGTCCAGCAGCAGGACCTGGACCTGCCAGTGCCTGTGAACATTTCAAACTACCGTAAACCAAACCTTGGCCGGTCGGTCACCATGAGGGACATGTTCACCCGCAGCTGTAGCATCAGCACTGATGTTTAGCTGGGTGAGTTTGGTGTAAATTCATGCTTAAATGAACTTGGATGGCCCATTCCGAACTGGGCTTGAGTCAGACTTTTTGTCATCTTGACCAGCTTAGTCCAGTCTAGTATGGTCTGATCTAGTCTGGTCTCGTTGTACTGGTCACCTCTTGCAAAATGGAGGAATCAGATGGCTCTCAGGACAGGATTTTCAAAGATACTATGCTCAGGTCCAGGACCTTACACTTGGGCCACTATGGAGTTTAAAGTACTTAAAAAGTCTTAATTTACCAATGACGTGAACTTcttgattgatttttttcaaTAGCTCTtttgtaacaataataatggCATTTGTTTTACGGTTTGATAGAGTTTGTGTAGCCCTACTTCCTGTGGACTCTTGTACCCGTGGCCTGAAAGATACACAAATTCCTGCCATGTCGAAATGACATAATCGGCAGGGATTTTCTCTCTGCCATAGCTGCTAATATGATTAGAGAAGTCCAGTGTTTCCCTCTCCTATGATGGGATGATCTGTCTGTTCCTCCATCTACAGATTATAGAGATTTTAACTGACATTTCAGATAGACTTAGCTTAGGCCATGATATTTTACGACATAAAGGGCTCACAGAAGATGGAAATCCCTGCTTGTTTTCCACATCCTTTCATAGAGGTCTCCAGTTTGACGGGAGGCTGGTTTCTCTGAGCGCCT is a genomic window of Cyclopterus lumpus isolate fCycLum1 chromosome 12, fCycLum1.pri, whole genome shotgun sequence containing:
- the fam163ba gene encoding protein FAM163B translates to MTAGTVVITGGILATVILLLIIAVLCYCRLQYYCCKKEESESEEEEPDFAVTSRLPPVHSNHNIVAATAAASSIPNGPALFSTPPLARKLTRSQTFCPSCTHYDLPFYLQPPAQPQIHHQPDGLRNGGDRISYRSVQQQDLDLPVPVNISNYRKPNLGRSVTMRDMFTRSCSISTDV